A part of Sus scrofa isolate TJ Tabasco breed Duroc chromosome 15, Sscrofa11.1, whole genome shotgun sequence genomic DNA contains:
- the THAP4 gene encoding LOW QUALITY PROTEIN: THAP domain-containing protein 4 (The sequence of the model RefSeq protein was modified relative to this genomic sequence to represent the inferred CDS: deleted 2 bases in 1 codon) produces MVICCAAANCSNRQGKGEKRAVSFHRFPLKDSKRLIQWLKAVQRDNWTPTKYSFLCSEHFTKDSFSKRLEDQHRLLKPTAVPSIFHLAEKKRGAGGHGRSRRKDARKASGSLRAQAGDADGKAAAGSSSSSSENPMAQPESRKLKRAALQGRPAPRAAQEAASPEGPEQARQRLREPEDGPATVSGSQAESNASAVDAGDERATSPDGDVVDKSGISVDDFTPPGSGACRFIGSLHSYSFSSKHTRERPSVPREPVDRKRPKRDVEPGCSGSSLGPDKGLAQSPPSSSLTATPQKPSQSPSAPPTDVTPKPAAEAVQSEHSDASPMSINEVILSASGACKLIDSLHSYCFSSRQSKSQVCCLREQVEKKNGELRTLRQRVSRADSQVRQLREKLDQLRRLSLPHLGSLLPPGREPPEMSPVLEPLSWMLGTWLSDPPGAGTFPTLQPFRYLEEACISHTGQPVLSFSFNAFHPDTHKPLHRECGFIRLEPDTNKVAFVSAQNTGIVEVEEGEVNGQELCIASHSVARMSFAREPHVEQITRKFRLNSEGKLEQTVSMATTTQPMTQHLHVTYKKVTP; encoded by the exons ATGGTGATCTGCTGCGCGGCCGCGAACTGCTCCAACCGGCAGGGCAAGGGGGAGAAGCGCGCCGTCTCCTTCCACAG ATTCCCCCTAAAGGACTCAAAGCGTCTGATCCAGTGGTTAAAGGCTGTTCAGAGGGATAACTGGACCCCCACGAAGTACTCTTTCCTCTGCAGTGAACATTTCACCAAAGACAGCTTCTCCAAGAGGTTGGAGGACCAGCACCGCCTGCTGAAGCCCACGGCCGTGCCCTCCATCTTCCACCTGGCGGAGAAGAAGAGGGGGGCCGGAGGCCATGGCCGCAGCAGGAGAAAGGACGCCAGGAAGGCCTCAGGGAGCCTGAGGGCACAGGCAGGTGACGCGGACGGGAAGGCAGCGGCAGGGTCGTCATCGTCCTCGAGCGAAAACCCGATGGCCCAGCCAGAGTCCCGCAAGCTGAAGCGGGCAGCGCTGCAGGGCAGGCCGgcccccagggctgcccaggAAGCCGCCAGCCCTGAGGGTCCGGAGCAGGCCCGGCAGCGCCTG AGGGAACCGGAGGACGGTCCGGCCACAGTGTCTGGCAGCCAGGCAGAATCGAACGCATCCGCTGTGGATGCTGGCGACGAGCGCGCCACCTCCCCCGATGGGGACGTGGTAGACAAGAGTGGCATTTCCGTGGATGACTTTACTCCCCCTGGGTCGGGGGCCTGCAGGTTTATCGGCTCGCTTCATTCCTACAGTTTCTCCTCCAAGCACACCCGTGAGAGGCCGTCAGTGCCCCGCGAGCCTGTCGACCGCAAGAGGCCGAAGAGGGACGTGGAGCCTGGCTGCAGTGGGAGCAGCCTGGGGCCCGAcaagggcctggcacagagccccCCGAGCTCGTCCCTCACGGCCACGCCACAGAAGCCTTCGCAGAGCCCCTCGGCACCCCCAACAGACGTCACCCCAAAGCCGGCGGCCGAGGCTGTGCAGAGCGAGCACAGCGACGCCAGCCCCATGTCCATAAACGAAGTCATCCTGTCGGCGTCAGGGGCCTGCAAGCTCATCGACTCGCTGCACTCCTACTGCTTCTCCTCCCGCCAGAGCAAGAGCCAGGTGTGCTGCCTGCGCGAGCAGGTGGAGAAGAAGAACGGGGAGCTGAGGACCCTGCGCCAGAGGGTCAGCCGCGCGGACAGCCAGGTGCGCCAGCTGCGGGAGAAGCTGGACCAGCTGCGGAGACTGAGCCTCCCCCACCTGGGCAGCCTGCTGCCCCCCGGCCGCG AGCCCCCCGAGATGAGCCCCGTGCTGGAGCCGCTGTCCTGGATGCTGGGCACCTGGCTGTCGGACCCGCCGGGAGCCGGGACTTTTCCAACGCTGCAGCCCTTCCGGTACCTGGAGGAGGCGTGCATCTCACACACCGGCCAGCCCGTGCTGAGCTTCTC GTTCAACGCCTTCCACCCAGACACGCACAAGCCCCTGCACAGGGAGTGTGGCTTCATCCGCCTGGAGCCTGACACCAACAAGGTGGCCTTTGTCAGCGCCCAGAACACAG GCAtcgtggaggtggaggagggcgAGGTCAACGGGCAGGAGCTGTGCATTGCGTCCCACTCCGTCGCCAGAATGTCCTTCGCCAGGGAGCCCCACGTGGAGCAG ATTACCCGAAAATTCAGGCTGAATTCCGAAGGCAAGCTCGAACAGACAGTCTCCATGGCAACCACTACCCAGCCCATGACTCAGCACCTGCACGTCACCTACAAGAAGGTGACCCCGTGA